The following proteins are encoded in a genomic region of Sparus aurata chromosome 23, fSpaAur1.1, whole genome shotgun sequence:
- the syngr1a gene encoding synaptogyrin-1a isoform X2, which yields MDGFQAYGAGKAGGAFDPLTFFRQPQTVVRVLCWLFSIVILGCVANEGYVNRPNEVEEFCIFNRNQIACNYAVSMGTLCFLCCTTFLALDVYFPQISGVKDRKKAVMADIGVSALWSLVWFVGFCFLANQWQVSKEEDNPLNEGADAARATILFCFFSVFTWGGLTLLSLERLKRVSFEEEYNKLFSPPLA from the exons ATGGATGGTTTCCAGGCGTACGGGGCAGGGAAGGCAGGCGGAGCTTTTGACCCGTTGACCTTCTTTAGACAGCCTCAGACTGTTGTCAGGGTCCTCTGCTGG ctCTTCTCCATAGTGATCCTTGGCTGTGTCGCTAACGAGGGTTACGTTAACCGTCCCAACGAAGTCGAAGAGTTCTGCATCTTCAACCGCAACCAGATCGCCTGTAACTATGCCGTCTCCATGGGGACgctgtgtttcctctgctgtACCACCTTCCTGGCACTGGATGTGTACTTCCCTCAGATCAGCGGTGTGAAGGACAGGAAGAAGGCCGTCATGGCCGACATCGGGGTGTCAG cgctctggtctctggtctggTTCGTTGGTTTCTGTTTTCTGGCCAATCAGTGGCAGGTTTCTAAAGAGGAAGACAACCCACTGAACGAAGGAGCCGACGCCGCCAGAGCCACCAtcctcttctgcttcttctccgTCTTTACCTGG GGAGGTCTCACTCTGCTGTCTTTGGAGCGTCTGAAGAGAGTCTCATTTGAAGAAGAATACAACAAACTGTTCAGCCCACCTCtcgcctga
- the syngr1a gene encoding synaptogyrin-1a isoform X1 has product MDGFQAYGAGKAGGAFDPLTFFRQPQTVVRVLCWLFSIVILGCVANEGYVNRPNEVEEFCIFNRNQIACNYAVSMGTLCFLCCTTFLALDVYFPQISGVKDRKKAVMADIGVSALWSLVWFVGFCFLANQWQVSKEEDNPLNEGADAARATILFCFFSVFTWVAQCLLAVHRFKLGTDSVTFNQDYVDPNQQEALEVDLPTEE; this is encoded by the exons ATGGATGGTTTCCAGGCGTACGGGGCAGGGAAGGCAGGCGGAGCTTTTGACCCGTTGACCTTCTTTAGACAGCCTCAGACTGTTGTCAGGGTCCTCTGCTGG ctCTTCTCCATAGTGATCCTTGGCTGTGTCGCTAACGAGGGTTACGTTAACCGTCCCAACGAAGTCGAAGAGTTCTGCATCTTCAACCGCAACCAGATCGCCTGTAACTATGCCGTCTCCATGGGGACgctgtgtttcctctgctgtACCACCTTCCTGGCACTGGATGTGTACTTCCCTCAGATCAGCGGTGTGAAGGACAGGAAGAAGGCCGTCATGGCCGACATCGGGGTGTCAG cgctctggtctctggtctggTTCGTTGGTTTCTGTTTTCTGGCCAATCAGTGGCAGGTTTCTAAAGAGGAAGACAACCCACTGAACGAAGGAGCCGACGCCGCCAGAGCCACCAtcctcttctgcttcttctccgTCTTTACCTGG gttGCTCAGTGTCTACTTGCTGTCCACAGGTTTAAACTGGGAACTGATTCTGTCACCTTCAATCAGGACTATGTTGACCCGAACCAACAGGAGGCTCTGGAGGTGGACCTGCCGACTGAGGAGTAG